Proteins encoded in a region of the Candidatus Scalindua japonica genome:
- a CDS encoding CHASE2 domain-containing protein, with product MSFIKSIKPGKKTISILISIFILIIVITIYNLEDRDTFKLLRIFKAIEQKSMDMRFQIRGKRDTGDEIVIVAIDENSIEKLGRYPWSRRYIAELVDKVSAAKAKLLALDVIYSEEQNTDILKTFDILTRDYNESPLWKNLPEETDKEQFLSALYEKRKTFDEDSRLKEAFRRAVMDSGMDIISAIDFVYMTQRNTTGFTGKEVSSLGKELLKESAYFPVLVGGDISSKKKSPDGNQLTVLTSKNRKEIMNNILALYRPKTAVGVINMIDPFAEWVTYQGFVDTNVDYSGIVRSEYMAIHFENEFYPPLGVQAARIYKNIDYGELKLVLTEKLVFKETEIPIDSWNRMMINYCGPESTFKYFSFCDVIEGKVSPDAFNNKIVFLGATAFGLGDYIATPFSSQTPGVEKHATITENILHEKFVVRGEWEVLHDIIAIICISLVMGIVLPLLPSIWGAVASIFLWAGYYYYVYERFVNDGTWLNVTYPGITIIICFSSIILYRFMSEEKLRKGVKTAFENFMDPKVVHEILKEPEDIKLGGEEREVTVYFSDIEKFSSISEKLKPSELIELLNEYLSEMTDQILGYGGFLDKYIGDAIVAAFGTPLEQPDHALKACLASIDNQKRICELNTKFKKEGRLQIKARIGLNTGRVLVGNVGSTNRLSYTVIGDEVNLGARLEAANKYYGTYTMISERTYELASDHIEARELDMIRVIGKKKPVKVYELIGRKGEISNAKRIVLELYEEGLIAYKKKEWQNAIDMFQKAVVKVPHDGPALTYLERCKAYTQNPPPENWDGVYILTEK from the coding sequence ATGAGTTTTATTAAAAGTATAAAGCCCGGCAAAAAAACCATATCAATCCTTATTTCAATCTTTATCTTAATTATTGTCATTACAATCTATAATCTTGAAGACCGTGATACGTTTAAGCTGCTGAGGATTTTCAAAGCCATTGAACAGAAATCCATGGATATGAGATTTCAAATAAGGGGAAAGCGCGACACCGGTGACGAAATTGTAATAGTCGCAATAGATGAAAACAGCATAGAAAAACTGGGACGTTACCCGTGGTCAAGACGTTATATCGCAGAATTAGTTGATAAAGTATCAGCAGCGAAAGCGAAGCTACTTGCTCTGGATGTTATCTACTCTGAGGAACAAAACACTGATATTTTGAAGACCTTTGACATACTGACCAGAGATTACAATGAGTCCCCTCTGTGGAAAAACCTGCCTGAAGAGACCGATAAAGAGCAGTTTCTGTCTGCGTTATATGAAAAACGAAAAACATTTGATGAAGATAGCAGGCTCAAAGAGGCTTTTAGAAGAGCGGTGATGGATAGTGGAATGGATATTATTTCCGCGATTGATTTTGTTTACATGACACAAAGAAACACTACCGGATTTACGGGTAAAGAGGTCTCATCCCTCGGCAAAGAATTACTGAAAGAATCCGCTTATTTCCCGGTCCTGGTAGGAGGGGATATAAGTAGCAAGAAGAAGAGCCCTGATGGTAATCAATTAACAGTACTAACTTCTAAAAACCGAAAAGAGATAATGAATAATATTCTGGCACTTTACAGGCCAAAGACGGCCGTTGGGGTCATCAATATGATTGATCCGTTCGCGGAGTGGGTAACTTATCAGGGATTTGTGGATACGAATGTTGATTATTCCGGAATTGTCAGGAGTGAGTATATGGCTATTCATTTTGAAAATGAATTTTATCCCCCGCTTGGTGTCCAGGCGGCCAGAATATATAAAAATATCGATTATGGCGAGCTGAAGCTGGTGCTGACAGAAAAGCTGGTCTTTAAGGAGACTGAAATTCCCATAGATAGCTGGAACCGGATGATGATCAACTACTGCGGCCCTGAATCCACGTTCAAATATTTTTCGTTCTGTGATGTCATAGAAGGTAAGGTATCTCCTGATGCATTCAACAATAAAATAGTTTTTCTAGGTGCAACTGCATTTGGTCTGGGCGACTACATAGCGACCCCATTTTCATCGCAGACACCGGGCGTAGAAAAGCATGCTACAATTACAGAAAATATATTACATGAAAAGTTTGTGGTAAGAGGAGAGTGGGAAGTGCTTCATGACATAATCGCAATCATCTGCATAAGCCTTGTAATGGGCATAGTCCTGCCACTGCTTCCCTCAATCTGGGGGGCTGTGGCAAGTATCTTTTTATGGGCCGGGTATTATTATTATGTTTATGAAAGATTCGTAAATGATGGGACATGGTTGAACGTAACGTACCCGGGTATTACAATAATTATATGTTTTTCTTCAATTATTTTGTATCGCTTCATGTCCGAAGAAAAACTGAGAAAAGGGGTCAAAACCGCGTTTGAGAACTTTATGGATCCGAAGGTAGTACATGAAATATTGAAAGAACCCGAAGATATAAAGCTCGGTGGTGAAGAGAGGGAGGTCACCGTATACTTCTCCGATATTGAAAAATTCAGCTCTATTTCAGAAAAGCTGAAACCGTCCGAATTAATAGAACTTCTTAATGAATATTTAAGTGAGATGACAGACCAGATACTTGGCTATGGAGGATTTCTGGACAAATACATCGGAGACGCAATCGTCGCGGCGTTTGGGACACCACTGGAGCAACCTGACCACGCGCTAAAGGCATGCCTGGCGTCCATTGATAATCAAAAAAGAATATGTGAGTTGAACACAAAATTTAAGAAGGAAGGACGGCTCCAGATAAAGGCCAGGATCGGCCTGAACACTGGCCGTGTACTCGTGGGAAATGTAGGTTCAACTAACAGGCTTTCATATACCGTAATCGGAGATGAGGTCAATCTCGGTGCCAGACTGGAAGCCGCCAATAAGTATTATGGAACTTATACAATGATAAGTGAAAGAACTTATGAACTGGCCAGTGACCATATAGAGGCGAGAGAGTTGGATATGATCCGGGTTATCGGAAAGAAGAAACCGGTCAAAGTATATGAACTCATTGGCCGGAAGGGAGAAATATCAAATGCGAAACGTATAGTTTTAGAACTTTATGAAGAGGGGCTGATAGCGTATAAAAAAAAAGAGTGGCAGAACGCAATAGACATGTTTCAAAAAGCGGTGGTCAAGGTCCCTCATGATGGACCAGCATTAACATATTTGGAAAGATGTAAAGCATACACACAGAATCCTCCTCCGGAAAATTGGGATGGTGTTTACATATTAACAGAAAAGTAA
- a CDS encoding IPT/TIG domain-containing protein, with translation MEKLCLSMPPHIGSGKTLMSILDFLSKQACYYLCLTLLGRGFLRHICPDGLMARAALTKNTSASFRTGLTDYFVLFFLLYIVVFTLLISSWSYAQDAAGVTGTEQDITAVVAAPRGVTVGSGASLDINNGALTIPYDIINNGTLQTSTGTLEVGGNWVNTGTFTSGTGLVNLIDGQSPVGISGNSTFYNFSATTNTGKRLELDVANTQTITNLLTLQGAVGNLLFLRSSADGQQARIDLQSGGTQLIDYIDVKDLDATGESLAPGSPGDYNSVDSGNNNNWFQAIDSDGDGIPDPWEISNFGDLATANGTTDFDNDGLLDIDESLNGTNPKNTDSDGDGMDDGWEVTNGLGPLVDDSGLDPDGDGLTNLQEYNNGINSTDPNVSDLTITAITPSIGTSDGVVNITDISGSGFDNGAAVRLVKAGESDINATGVTVVGPTMITCAFDITNVSTGGWDVVVMNPDTQSVTRTNGFIVKCPTPTCSIDLIPPGPKYGVKVSFSNPCSEPQLIELKIWAEYGGVNIVLLNVGAGRKTSFPAGLESIDITLIPQGSFDFITGVRWWIRLIDPVSGETFDDNSVIIP, from the coding sequence ATGGAAAAACTTTGTTTGTCAATGCCACCGCATATAGGTTCAGGAAAAACATTGATGAGTATACTGGATTTTTTATCAAAGCAGGCTTGTTACTATTTATGTTTAACACTACTTGGCAGAGGTTTCCTCAGGCACATCTGTCCTGACGGCTTAATGGCACGTGCGGCATTGACGAAAAACACATCTGCTTCATTCAGAACAGGCCTGACGGACTATTTTGTGCTTTTCTTCTTACTCTATATTGTGGTATTTACGTTATTAATTTCGTCCTGGTCTTACGCGCAGGACGCTGCTGGTGTGACAGGCACAGAACAGGATATCACTGCAGTTGTAGCCGCACCACGAGGTGTCACAGTCGGGAGTGGGGCGTCTCTTGATATTAACAACGGCGCTCTTACCATACCATACGATATTATTAATAACGGAACATTACAGACAAGTACCGGCACTCTCGAAGTAGGTGGAAACTGGGTAAATACCGGGACGTTTACTTCGGGGACAGGTTTGGTAAATTTGATAGACGGTCAGAGCCCTGTTGGTATTTCAGGCAATAGCACTTTCTACAATTTCAGCGCTACAACTAATACCGGTAAAAGGCTGGAACTTGATGTTGCCAACACTCAGACAATAACCAATTTGCTGACACTGCAGGGAGCTGTTGGAAATTTACTATTTTTAAGAAGCAGCGCTGATGGTCAACAGGCCCGTATAGATCTTCAGTCCGGTGGTACGCAGTTGATAGACTATATTGATGTAAAGGATCTGGATGCCACTGGAGAGTCGCTTGCTCCAGGGTCGCCCGGCGATTACAATTCTGTTGATTCCGGTAATAACAACAACTGGTTTCAGGCTATTGACAGTGATGGTGACGGCATACCGGACCCATGGGAGATAAGTAATTTCGGAGATCTTGCCACGGCAAATGGGACGACCGATTTTGATAATGACGGCCTTCTTGACATAGATGAGAGTTTAAACGGTACAAACCCAAAGAATACCGACAGTGACGGTGACGGAATGGATGACGGCTGGGAGGTTACTAATGGGCTTGGCCCATTGGTGGATGACAGTGGTCTGGATCCGGATGGAGACGGTCTTACTAACTTACAGGAATATAACAATGGTATCAATAGTACAGATCCAAACGTTTCAGATCTGACAATAACGGCTATTACACCTTCAATCGGTACAAGTGATGGAGTAGTTAATATAACGGACATCTCCGGCAGTGGATTTGACAACGGGGCCGCGGTCAGACTTGTAAAGGCCGGCGAATCTGATATTAATGCTACGGGTGTGACCGTTGTCGGTCCTACAATGATAACGTGCGCCTTTGATATTACAAACGTCTCTACCGGAGGGTGGGACGTTGTGGTGATGAACCCGGATACCCAATCAGTTACACGTACTAATGGCTTTATTGTCAAATGTCCCACTCCAACATGCTCAATAGATTTAATACCGCCCGGGCCGAAATATGGTGTGAAGGTAAGTTTCAGCAACCCTTGTTCAGAGCCCCAATTGATAGAGCTGAAGATTTGGGCTGAGTATGGGGGAGTGAATATTGTGTTATTGAACGTCGGCGCTGGCCGCAAAACCTCGTTTCCTGCCGGACTTGAAAGCATAGATATCACGTTAATTCCCCAGGGGTCATTTGATTTTATAACAGGTGTTCGATGGTGGATAAGGTTAATAGACCCTGTTTCGGGTGAGACCTTTGACGATAACTCCGTGATAATACCGTAA